A window of Treponema pectinovorum contains these coding sequences:
- a CDS encoding vWA domain-containing protein: MKRFLFSSFIAVFSIYSFFAQPSIFAEKKSLLITPDDIRLVYDEGKTFENSQGYNLYIRKKSGIESVMLTETTKDYSGNSANYAYRAKTYNAINGDEKRYLNGKPLESSYSKYSLIDSSVEADSEFGDCFHIYIPSELEYGYPWSRNGTVKIGRGTFINIRAFEKKYGDYTGAFLDNPFMFDFGKVQKTAPKKQETQIKTEQPQKTLPLQKTPVVEKLPEPTPVIEEIADFEEPIVLTDDYNPLAASSFSDIANFNGGVMCFSKGPQSIVDDIMKSLNRITKKDSVDIVFAIDATGSMKDDVQKLREEWIPRLTQNLKTYKSVRIALLLYRDYNDTFRYMGLPVKRYEFCDSVEAFNKNLNDFIIYGNEGGDIPEAVYEALYASLNFYKWRKNAYKKIILIGDAEPHPIPRGTGKYTKQLVATLAQKKNVVIDAIIVPDDKSLRGR; this comes from the coding sequence ATGAAGCGGTTTTTGTTTTCTTCTTTTATCGCAGTTTTCTCGATTTATTCATTTTTTGCACAGCCCTCAATTTTTGCAGAAAAAAAATCACTTTTGATAACTCCAGATGATATAAGGCTTGTCTACGATGAAGGAAAAACCTTTGAAAATTCTCAAGGATATAATCTTTATATAAGAAAAAAAAGCGGGATAGAGTCCGTTATGCTCACGGAAACAACAAAGGACTATTCTGGCAACTCTGCGAACTACGCATACCGCGCAAAAACTTACAATGCTATAAATGGCGACGAAAAACGATATTTAAACGGCAAGCCATTAGAATCATCTTATTCAAAATATTCGTTAATCGACTCTTCTGTGGAGGCGGATAGCGAATTTGGCGACTGTTTTCATATTTATATTCCTTCAGAATTAGAATATGGCTATCCTTGGTCGCGAAATGGAACTGTAAAAATCGGGCGTGGAACTTTTATAAATATTCGTGCGTTTGAAAAAAAATACGGCGACTACACAGGCGCTTTTTTGGATAATCCTTTTATGTTCGACTTTGGAAAAGTTCAAAAAACTGCTCCAAAAAAACAAGAAACACAAATAAAAACTGAACAGCCACAAAAAACTTTGCCACTACAAAAAACACCAGTTGTCGAAAAACTTCCCGAACCTACACCAGTTATAGAAGAAATCGCTGATTTTGAAGAGCCAATAGTCCTAACCGACGACTACAATCCGCTTGCAGCGTCTAGTTTTTCCGATATTGCAAATTTTAACGGTGGCGTCATGTGTTTTTCAAAAGGACCGCAATCGATAGTCGACGACATAATGAAAAGTCTAAATCGCATAACAAAAAAAGACAGCGTCGATATAGTTTTTGCAATAGACGCAACCGGAAGCATGAAAGACGATGTGCAAAAGTTGCGCGAAGAATGGATTCCGCGTCTTACACAAAATTTAAAAACTTATAAGAGCGTAAGAATTGCCCTGCTTTTGTATCGCGATTACAACGACACATTTAGATATATGGGACTTCCTGTAAAGCGATATGAGTTTTGCGATTCGGTTGAAGCATTCAACAAGAATTTAAACGATTTCATTATTTACGGAAACGAAGGTGGTGATATTCCAGAAGCGGTTTACGAAGCCTTGTATGCATCATTAAATTTTTACAAATGGCGAAAAAATGCTTATAAAAAAATAATCTTAATCGGCGATGCAGAGCCACATCCAATACCGCGAGGAACAGGAAAGTATACAAAACAACTTGTTGCAACTCTTGCACAAAAAAAGAATGTTGTTATCGATGCAATAATAGTTCCAGACGACAAAAGCCTGCGTGGTCGTTAA
- a CDS encoding tetratricopeptide repeat protein translates to MKLNSILLKSFFVVFTIYFYSCNSVPKEIPENLTAQELIQNGQSNFEIGNYKAALAYYEEATLRFRDWPSVYIEARYEIGHLYMKQKKYEYAEPIFNEILEIYKSSAPGSIPAAYKKLSEISLEKIPNKN, encoded by the coding sequence ATGAAACTAAACTCAATTTTATTAAAATCATTTTTTGTAGTTTTTACGATTTATTTTTATTCTTGCAATTCTGTTCCAAAGGAAATTCCAGAAAATTTAACTGCACAAGAATTGATTCAAAATGGGCAGTCAAATTTTGAGATTGGAAATTACAAAGCAGCTTTGGCTTATTACGAAGAGGCTACATTGCGTTTTAGGGACTGGCCTAGCGTTTATATAGAAGCGCGTTACGAAATAGGTCATCTCTATATGAAGCAAAAAAAATATGAATATGCAGAACCGATTTTTAACGAAATTCTTGAGATATACAAATCTTCTGCGCCAGGAAGCATTCCAGCAGCATATAAAAAACTTTCCGAAATTTCACTCGAAAAAATTCCAAACAAAAATTAA